In a single window of the Labeo rohita strain BAU-BD-2019 chromosome 23, IGBB_LRoh.1.0, whole genome shotgun sequence genome:
- the sp5l gene encoding sp5 transcription factor-like, translating to MAALTLSRADNFLHNFLQDRTPSSSPESGPNTLSFLATTCSQAWQEGSQLPYEGPVGSASSMFQLWSNDVAPNSSLSAHQMTFTVPKMQFPGHMQPTLGSHSHHHHHHHHHHHELPLTPPAEPPSAYSFDLSPVKMLSSQAQGNAPYYTQHNAVGQNFPSFLQNASGRPHLPGGHVEDGQQWWSLPQSNSAPSGHPFSLGRQLVLGHQPQIAALLQGTSKGLLSSTRRCRRCKCPNCQSTGSGGGALEFGKKRLHICHIPDCGKVYKKTSHLKAHLRWHAGERPFICNWLFCGKSFTRSDELQRHLRTHTGEKRFGCQQCGKRFMRSDHLSKHVKTHQSRKSRSSQPSHSGTDALLSNIKRE from the exons ATGGCTGCGTTAACCTTATCCAGAGCGGACAATTTCCTGCACAATTTCTTACAg GATCGTACTCCCAGCTCGTCTCCAGAAAGTGGTCCTAACACCCTTTCCTTCTTGGCCACCACATGCAGTCAAGCTTGGCAGGAGGGGTCTCAGCTCCCTTATGAGGGGCCGGTGGGCTCCGCATCCAGCATGTTTCAGCTCTGGAGCAACGACGTGGCCCCAAACTCCAGCTTGAGCGCTCACCAGATGACCTTCACCGTGCCCAAAATGCAGTTCCCCGGCCACATGCAGCCCACCCTGGGCTCGCACTcccatcatcaccatcatcaccaCCATCACCACCATGAGCTCCCTCTCACCCCTCCAGCCGAGCCTCCATCTGCCTACTCGTTCGACCTGTCTCCAGTAAAGATGCTCTCCTCCCAGGCACAAGGGAACGCGCCATACTACACGCAGCACAACGCTGTGGGTCAGAACTTTCCTAGCTTCCTTCAAAACGCTTCAGGAAGACCTCACCTGCCAGGTGGACACGTTGAGGATGGCCAGCAGTGGTGGAGTCTCCCTCAGAGTAACAGCGCACCCTCCGGGCATCCGTTTTCTCTGGGGCGCCAACTGGTTTTGGGCCACCAGCCTCAAATCGCAGCTCTTCTGCAAGGAACCTCAAAAGGTCTGTTGAGCTCAACTCGCCGCTGTCGCCGGTGCAAATGCCCCAACTGCCAGTCAACGGGAAGCGGAGGTGGTGCTCTGGAGTTTGGGAAGAAAAGACTACACATTTGTCACATTCCAGATTGCGGGAAGGTTTACAAAAAAACCTCTCACCTGAAGGCGCACCTGCGCTGGCATGCCGGCGAGCGGCCCTTCATCTGCAACTGGCTCTTTTGCGGAAAGAGCTTCACGCGCTCAGACGAGCTGCAGAGGCATCTTCGCACGCACACCGGGGAGAAGCGTTTCGGCTGTCAGCAGTGTGGGAAAAGGTTTATGCGGAGCGATCACCTCTCCAAGCATGTGAAGACCCACCAGAGCAGGAAGAGCCGGTCCAGTCAGCCTTCGCACAGCGGGACTGATGCACTGCTAAGCAACATTAAGAGAGAGTAA